The following proteins come from a genomic window of Deinococcus sp. YIM 134068:
- a CDS encoding GNAT family N-acetyltransferase, translating to MTEPDPDPNPPLLTPRLRLEPQRAGHAPDMAAVLADPRVHDFLPSSPPTQAELRARFARLESRRSPDGTQGWLNWVVFARAGGSALGTVQATVRPAEGEADVAYVFHPSAWGQGYATEAVRVMLDFLASGPGVREAVAQVDTRNAASLRLLTRLGFRRTAFTPHADEFRGVVSDEFTYRLPLAPASG from the coding sequence GTGACGGAGCCGGACCCAGACCCCAATCCACCGCTCCTGACCCCGCGCCTGCGCCTCGAACCCCAACGCGCCGGGCACGCGCCGGACATGGCCGCCGTCCTCGCCGACCCACGGGTCCACGACTTCCTGCCTTCTTCTCCTCCGACACAAGCGGAGCTGAGAGCGCGCTTCGCCCGCCTGGAGTCGCGGCGCTCGCCGGACGGAACACAGGGCTGGCTGAACTGGGTCGTCTTCGCCCGCGCGGGCGGCTCGGCCCTGGGAACGGTGCAGGCCACCGTGCGCCCCGCCGAGGGGGAGGCCGACGTGGCCTACGTCTTTCACCCGTCGGCGTGGGGGCAGGGGTATGCCACGGAAGCGGTGCGGGTGATGCTGGACTTTCTCGCCTCCGGGCCGGGGGTGCGGGAGGCCGTGGCGCAGGTGGACACGCGCAACGCGGCCTCCCTTCGCCTGCTGACCCGGCTGGGATTCCGACGGACGGCCTTCACCCCTCACGCCGACGAGTTCCGGGGGGTGGTCAGCGACGAGTTCACCTACCGTCTGCCTCTTGCCCCGGCTTCGGGATAG
- a CDS encoding phosphoribosyltransferase family protein, with protein MKTHKVEVGDVTRELPIVEVGPGVSVALFNMLGDTEVTEAAGRALAARLPADVEVLVTPEVKALSLAHVLSRESGRPYVVIRKTQKPYMVDPIAREVVSITTGKPQLLVLDGFDVEKIRGRRVAIVDDVVSSGGTLNSLRQIIEEVGGEVAAVVAVFTEGQERPEVTALGHLPLFS; from the coding sequence GTGAAGACGCACAAGGTCGAGGTCGGGGACGTGACGCGCGAGCTGCCGATTGTTGAGGTGGGACCGGGGGTGAGCGTGGCCCTGTTCAACATGCTGGGCGACACGGAAGTGACCGAGGCCGCCGGACGTGCCCTCGCCGCGCGGCTGCCCGCCGACGTGGAGGTTCTGGTCACGCCCGAGGTCAAGGCGCTCTCGCTCGCGCACGTCCTCAGCCGGGAGAGCGGGCGGCCCTACGTCGTGATCCGCAAGACGCAAAAGCCCTACATGGTGGACCCCATCGCGCGCGAGGTCGTGAGCATCACCACGGGGAAGCCCCAACTCCTCGTGCTCGACGGCTTCGATGTGGAGAAAATCCGGGGCCGCCGGGTCGCCATCGTGGACGACGTGGTGTCCAGCGGCGGCACCCTGAACTCCCTGCGCCAGATCATCGAGGAGGTCGGCGGGGAGGTCGCGGCGGTCGTCGCCGTCTTCACCGAGGGGCAGGAGCGGCCCGAGGTGACGGCGCTGGGGCACTTGCCGCTCTTTTCGTGA
- a CDS encoding metallophosphoesterase has translation MSRHDQPRLWVVGDVHGELNKLRDLLRGAGLMDAGDAWTGGTAHLVFLGDYLDRGPDGVGVVRLVRGLEAQAPQSGGRVTALLGNHEVMFLAADRFRDLGDAHFGLHGYWLANGGQAHDAARMGDEDRAWLAARPALARAGRWLLLHADSRMYLHLGPTVEAVNAHVAALLHSPSPEVWGYFANAFVERLGFIGPRGDRAAQELLDTYGGIRLAHGHTPVIVLLDEGVPGDSPDLPLTYAGGRCVAVDSGMAYHAEGGFIARLSERGVAEVVTLGAGGTKK, from the coding sequence ATGAGCCGCCACGACCAGCCCCGCTTGTGGGTGGTCGGTGACGTTCACGGCGAGCTGAACAAACTGCGCGACCTGCTGCGGGGCGCGGGCCTGATGGACGCGGGGGACGCCTGGACGGGCGGGACGGCCCACCTCGTCTTTCTGGGGGACTACCTCGACCGGGGGCCGGACGGGGTGGGCGTCGTTCGGCTCGTGCGCGGGCTGGAGGCGCAGGCCCCGCAGTCGGGCGGGCGCGTCACGGCGCTGCTGGGCAACCACGAGGTCATGTTCCTCGCCGCCGACCGCTTCCGCGACCTCGGGGACGCCCACTTCGGGCTGCACGGCTACTGGCTGGCGAATGGGGGTCAGGCCCACGACGCCGCCCGCATGGGGGACGAGGACCGCGCCTGGCTCGCCGCCCGCCCCGCCCTCGCCCGCGCGGGCCGCTGGCTGCTGCTCCACGCCGACAGCCGCATGTACCTGCACCTCGGCCCCACCGTGGAGGCCGTGAACGCCCACGTCGCCGCCCTGCTGCACAGCCCCTCGCCCGAGGTCTGGGGCTATTTCGCCAACGCCTTCGTGGAACGGCTCGGCTTCATCGGGCCGCGTGGCGACCGCGCCGCTCAGGAGTTGCTGGACACCTACGGCGGCATCCGCCTCGCCCACGGCCACACGCCCGTCATCGTGCTGCTGGACGAGGGCGTGCCCGGCGACTCCCCCGACCTCCCCCTCACCTACGCGGGCGGTCGCTGCGTCGCCGTGGACAGCGGCATGGCCTACCACGCCGAGGGCGGCTTCATCGCCCGCCTGAGTGAGCGGGGCGTGGCGGAAGTCGTGACGCTGGGCGCGGGTGGGACCAAAAAATAG
- a CDS encoding NUDIX domain-containing protein — protein sequence MSGDGVRQRVGAGVAVLRDGEEVLLVRRGDNALWDFPGGGVSVGEEVEAAARRELREETGVSAGSLTLLGVFGGDAHRHTYPDGNVVAWVTVLYTARHTGEAPRAGDDAAEVAWWPLSALPDDVGEATRAYFRALTVGPA from the coding sequence ATGAGCGGGGATGGCGTGCGCCAGCGGGTCGGCGCGGGCGTGGCGGTGCTGCGTGACGGGGAAGAGGTTCTGCTCGTGCGTCGTGGCGACAATGCACTCTGGGACTTCCCCGGCGGCGGCGTGAGCGTGGGCGAGGAGGTGGAGGCCGCCGCCCGCCGTGAGTTGCGCGAGGAGACGGGCGTGAGCGCCGGATCTCTCACTCTCCTCGGCGTCTTCGGCGGGGACGCGCACCGTCATACATACCCTGATGGGAACGTCGTCGCGTGGGTGACGGTGCTCTACACGGCCCGGCACACGGGCGAGGCACCCAGAGCCGGAGACGACGCCGCCGAGGTCGCGTGGTGGCCCCTCTCCGCCCTGCCCGACGACGTGGGGGAGGCGACCCGCGCCTACTTCCGCGCCCTCACTGTGGGGCCAGCATGA
- the hspR gene encoding heat shock protein transcriptional repressor HspR, fused homodimer type → MAADSKHRPVYVISVAAELVDMHPQTLRLYERKGLIRPGRSSGKTRLYSERDIEHLREIRRLTQELGVNLAGVEEVMRLQHELDDLQGEFEAEIERIEDELRERASKPQALPAPDGKTDPRDRPVYVISIAAELVDMHPQTLRLYERKQLIRPGRSSGKTRLYSERDIEHLREIRRLTQELGVNLAGVEEIMRLRHQLEGARFQMEGNVRRLQQDITDRMTSWRTLPAPEEPQDGEKQDGKDADEGE, encoded by the coding sequence ATGGCCGCCGACTCCAAACACCGCCCCGTGTATGTGATCTCGGTTGCCGCCGAACTCGTGGACATGCACCCGCAAACCCTGCGGCTGTACGAACGCAAGGGCCTGATCCGTCCGGGGCGAAGCAGCGGCAAGACGCGGCTGTATTCCGAGCGCGACATCGAGCACCTGCGCGAAATCCGGCGGCTGACCCAGGAACTCGGCGTCAATCTCGCCGGGGTCGAGGAGGTCATGCGGCTCCAGCACGAGCTGGACGACCTTCAGGGCGAGTTCGAGGCCGAGATCGAGCGCATCGAGGACGAGTTGCGCGAGCGGGCCTCCAAGCCGCAGGCCCTTCCCGCGCCGGACGGCAAAACCGACCCCAGGGACCGCCCGGTGTACGTCATCTCCATCGCCGCCGAACTCGTGGACATGCACCCGCAAACCCTGCGGCTGTACGAGCGCAAACAGCTCATCCGTCCCGGTCGCTCCAGCGGCAAGACGCGGCTGTACTCCGAGCGCGACATCGAACATCTGCGCGAAATCCGGCGGCTGACCCAGGAACTCGGCGTCAACCTCGCCGGGGTCGAGGAGATCATGCGCCTGCGGCACCAGTTGGAGGGTGCCCGCTTCCAGATGGAGGGCAATGTGCGCCGCCTCCAGCAGGACATCACCGACCGGATGACGAGTTGGCGCACCCTGCCCGCCCCGGAGGAGCCGCAGGACGGGGAGAAACAGGACGGGAAGGACGCGGACGAGGGCGAATGA
- a CDS encoding dipeptidase: MTTSQTDLAALHDRQQAERELFDLLRIPSVSADPTHTEDMGRAAEFLRAKLESLGFAARVDATEHSGKAGHPVVYAERLEAPGKPTVLIYGHYDVQPEAPLSEWVTPPFEPTVRDGRIYARGSTDDKGQAYAHIRGVELLLSQGQTEGTPLPVNVKFLLEGEEEVGSPSLAAYLQAHAEELGADVIVISDGSRFAPDVPTVTYGLRGLSYVEILVQGANRDLHSGSYGGAAPNPINALAEIISKLKDDHGRVTIPGFYDGVEELTPEEREMWARLPHSDEEFAASIGVPALPGEEGYSTLERLWARPTLDVNGIWGGYQGEGSKTVIAAKAGAKVSMRLVPGQDPERVTRLIQEYVPTIAPQGVKVEVKALHGGQPVKVDLDSPFIKAADRALTRVYGKPAAFSRTGGSIPIVADFRRILGAPVLLVDFGLNEDAPHSPNESFALEDYHNGVLTSAALLQELGLQELGK, translated from the coding sequence ATGACCACATCCCAGACGGACCTCGCCGCCCTCCACGACCGCCAGCAGGCCGAGCGGGAGCTGTTCGACCTCTTGCGAATTCCCTCGGTGAGCGCCGATCCCACGCACACGGAGGACATGGGCCGCGCCGCCGAGTTTCTGCGGGCCAAGCTGGAGAGCCTCGGCTTCGCGGCGCGGGTGGACGCGACCGAGCACAGCGGCAAGGCCGGGCATCCCGTCGTGTACGCCGAGCGGCTGGAAGCGCCGGGCAAGCCCACGGTGCTGATCTACGGGCACTACGACGTTCAGCCGGAGGCACCGCTCTCGGAGTGGGTCACGCCCCCCTTCGAGCCGACCGTGCGGGACGGGCGCATCTACGCGCGGGGCAGCACGGACGACAAGGGGCAGGCCTACGCGCACATCCGGGGTGTGGAGCTGCTGCTCTCGCAGGGCCAGACCGAGGGAACACCGCTGCCCGTCAACGTCAAGTTCCTGCTGGAAGGTGAGGAGGAGGTCGGCAGCCCCAGCCTCGCCGCGTACCTTCAGGCCCACGCGGAGGAGCTGGGGGCCGACGTGATCGTGATTTCCGACGGCTCGCGCTTCGCGCCCGACGTGCCCACCGTGACCTATGGCCTGCGCGGGCTGAGCTACGTGGAGATTCTGGTGCAGGGGGCCAACCGCGACCTCCACTCCGGCTCCTACGGTGGGGCGGCACCCAACCCAATCAACGCGCTCGCGGAGATCATCTCCAAGCTCAAGGACGACCACGGACGCGTGACCATCCCCGGCTTCTACGACGGCGTGGAGGAACTGACCCCGGAGGAGCGCGAGATGTGGGCGCGGCTGCCCCACTCCGACGAGGAGTTCGCCGCCTCCATCGGCGTGCCCGCCCTGCCCGGCGAGGAGGGGTACTCCACGCTGGAGCGGCTGTGGGCGCGGCCCACCCTCGACGTGAACGGCATCTGGGGCGGCTACCAGGGCGAGGGCAGCAAGACCGTAATCGCCGCGAAGGCCGGGGCGAAGGTCTCCATGCGCCTCGTGCCCGGGCAGGACCCAGAGCGCGTCACCCGCCTCATTCAGGAGTACGTGCCCACCATCGCGCCCCAGGGGGTGAAGGTGGAGGTCAAGGCCTTGCACGGCGGCCAGCCCGTGAAGGTGGACCTCGACTCGCCGTTCATCAAGGCCGCCGACCGGGCACTGACGCGGGTGTACGGCAAGCCCGCCGCCTTTAGCCGCACGGGCGGCTCCATCCCCATCGTTGCGGACTTCCGCCGCATTCTGGGTGCCCCCGTCCTCCTCGTGGACTTCGGCCTGAACGAGGACGCCCCCCATTCGCCCAACGAGAGCTTCGCGCTGGAGGACTATCACAATGGGGTGTTGACGAGCGCGGCCCTGCTTCAAGAATTGGGGTTGCAGGAGCTGGGGAAGTGA
- the purN gene encoding phosphoribosylglycinamide formyltransferase, producing the protein MILAFLASHGGSAARFLASACRDGRLDAVPAALVSNNSGSAALAWAREEGLTTAHLSAATHPDPEALDGAILDVLRGAGADTVVLSGYMRELGPRVLGAYAGRLLNVHPSLLPRHGGRGMYGDRVHAAVLAAGEAETGATVHLVTAGIDEGPVLAQSRVEVRPGDTVETLRARVQATEGELLLSALQKMAVGST; encoded by the coding sequence ATGATCCTCGCCTTCCTCGCCTCCCACGGTGGCAGCGCGGCGCGGTTTCTCGCCTCCGCGTGTCGGGACGGGCGGCTCGACGCCGTGCCCGCCGCACTCGTCAGCAACAACAGCGGGTCGGCGGCACTCGCGTGGGCGCGTGAAGAGGGGCTGACGACGGCGCACCTGAGCGCGGCCACGCACCCGGACCCGGAGGCGTTGGACGGGGCGATTCTCGATGTCCTGCGGGGGGCGGGGGCGGATACGGTGGTGCTGAGCGGGTACATGCGGGAACTGGGGCCGCGCGTGCTGGGGGCCTACGCGGGGCGGCTGCTCAACGTCCACCCCAGCCTGCTGCCCCGGCACGGCGGGCGGGGCATGTACGGGGACCGGGTACACGCGGCGGTCCTCGCGGCGGGCGAGGCGGAGACGGGCGCGACCGTCCACCTCGTCACGGCGGGCATCGACGAGGGGCCGGTGCTGGCGCAGTCGCGGGTGGAGGTGCGGCCCGGCGACACCGTGGAGACGCTGCGGGCGCGCGTGCAGGCCACCGAGGGCGAGTTGCTGCTAAGCGCCCTGCAAAAGATGGCGGTGGGTTCAACTTGA
- a CDS encoding DUF402 domain-containing protein, translating to MKRKTFDLRPWSRATRHSQTVTHIPGFVIVDFIAHEVARVQDVTFGERTLRILADGYRWVRVHPTGVGEGVMGDALTVMLDASGQPAQLYVDIHAGEGLGEDGFPWHDDLYLDVIADWQPGWRVSETHIIDADDLEEAVRAGQVTPEMAEAAWAHARKVEQELRERRYGPLEVVRRYLEDPYT from the coding sequence TTGAAACGCAAGACGTTTGATCTCCGCCCCTGGTCGCGTGCCACCCGGCACAGCCAGACGGTCACGCACATTCCCGGCTTCGTCATCGTGGACTTCATCGCCCACGAGGTCGCGCGGGTGCAGGACGTGACCTTTGGGGAGCGTACCCTGCGAATCCTGGCCGACGGCTACCGCTGGGTGCGCGTCCACCCCACAGGTGTTGGAGAGGGTGTGATGGGCGACGCCCTCACCGTCATGCTGGACGCCTCCGGGCAGCCCGCCCAACTGTACGTGGACATCCACGCGGGCGAGGGCCTGGGCGAAGACGGCTTTCCCTGGCACGACGACCTCTACCTCGATGTGATCGCCGACTGGCAGCCCGGCTGGCGGGTGAGCGAAACCCATATCATCGACGCCGACGATCTGGAGGAGGCCGTGCGGGCGGGGCAGGTGACGCCGGAAATGGCCGAGGCCGCCTGGGCACACGCCCGCAAGGTGGAGCAGGAGTTGAGGGAGAGGAGGTATGGGCCGTTGGAGGTGGTGAGGAGGTATTTGGAGGACCCGTATACGTAA
- a CDS encoding MFS transporter — protein sequence MSDRAHVPPASSTALPLGRLAPLYVAQALATGATTVSTILASLVMSGLGRESLTGLPSTLISASAALSAGLFGALMLRAGRRLGLGVAFALGAAGAVVGFAGARASVTPVFLLGAVLMGAAQGGYQQARYAAAESVPESRRGTALGLLMLMSVFGAFVMTGFSGVVETLGSRLGTSAEVAGWLVGGGLLGVAALLMLAWVPVRSPAQLSTQARLSVRAAFAVPGVRSTALALATAQGVMVTLMSLTPLRAHHAGVDHTGVAALISGHIAGMFAFGWLTGPLIDRLGLRFGYIGGALLLVLAALTAPLPGTAWLGVSMFVLGLGWNLAFVSGSKALARYPAAQGVTDGLGYVVAGVGTLVGGLVIARAGFPVLAHACAVLALLPLVSAWRVGKG from the coding sequence ATGAGCGACCGCGCCCACGTTCCTCCAGCATCTTCCACGGCCCTCCCGCTAGGACGGCTCGCTCCCCTGTATGTGGCGCAGGCGCTCGCCACGGGCGCGACGACCGTCAGCACCATCCTCGCCTCCCTCGTGATGAGCGGGCTGGGGCGCGAGAGTCTGACGGGGCTGCCGAGCACCCTGATCAGCGCGTCGGCGGCGCTCTCGGCGGGGCTGTTCGGGGCGCTGATGCTGCGGGCGGGGCGGCGGCTGGGGCTGGGGGTGGCCTTCGCGCTGGGGGCGGCGGGCGCGGTCGTCGGCTTCGCGGGAGCGCGGGCGAGTGTCACCCCCGTCTTCCTCCTCGGGGCGGTGCTGATGGGCGCGGCGCAGGGCGGCTACCAGCAGGCCCGCTACGCCGCCGCCGAGAGCGTGCCGGAATCGCGGCGCGGCACGGCCCTCGGCCTCCTGATGCTGATGAGTGTGTTCGGCGCGTTCGTGATGACGGGCTTCTCTGGCGTGGTGGAGACGCTGGGTTCCCGCCTCGGCACCTCCGCCGAGGTCGCCGGGTGGCTCGTCGGTGGGGGGCTGCTCGGGGTGGCGGCCCTCCTGATGCTGGCGTGGGTGCCCGTGCGGTCTCCCGCGCAACTCTCCACCCAGGCCCGGCTTTCCGTCCGCGCCGCCTTCGCCGTTCCCGGTGTCCGCTCCACCGCCCTCGCCCTCGCCACCGCGCAGGGGGTGATGGTCACGCTGATGAGCCTCACGCCGCTGCGGGCGCACCACGCGGGGGTGGACCATACGGGCGTCGCCGCGCTGATCTCCGGGCACATCGCGGGCATGTTCGCCTTCGGGTGGCTCACCGGGCCGCTGATCGACCGTCTGGGGCTGAGGTTCGGGTACATCGGCGGCGCGCTGCTCCTCGTCCTCGCCGCCCTCACCGCGCCGCTGCCGGGAACCGCGTGGCTGGGGGTCAGCATGTTCGTCCTCGGCCTCGGGTGGAACCTCGCCTTCGTCTCCGGCAGCAAGGCGCTGGCCCGCTATCCCGCCGCGCAGGGTGTGACCGATGGGCTGGGCTACGTCGTCGCCGGGGTGGGCACCCTCGTCGGCGGCCTCGTCATCGCCCGCGCGGGCTTTCCCGTCCTCGCCCACGCCTGCGCCGTGCTGGCGCTGCTGCCGCTGGTGAGCGCGTGGAGGGTGGGGAAGGGGTAG
- a CDS encoding cobalamin B12-binding domain-containing protein, with the protein MEDRRIRVLIAKPGMDGHDRGAKVVARALRDAGMEVVYTGLRQTAEMIVNAAIQEDVDAIGLSVLSGAHMHYFREVVGLLRERGAGDILVFGGGIIPDQDLPKLEELGVGKVFTPGASTEDAATYLKAAVAERWAAQGG; encoded by the coding sequence ATGGAGGATCGCCGGATTCGGGTGCTGATCGCCAAACCGGGCATGGACGGCCACGACCGGGGCGCGAAGGTGGTCGCGCGGGCGCTGCGCGACGCGGGTATGGAGGTGGTGTACACGGGCCTGCGCCAGACCGCCGAGATGATCGTGAACGCGGCCATTCAGGAGGACGTGGACGCCATCGGCCTGAGCGTGCTGTCGGGCGCGCACATGCACTACTTCCGCGAGGTGGTGGGGCTGCTGCGTGAGCGCGGGGCGGGCGACATTCTCGTGTTCGGCGGGGGAATCATCCCCGATCAGGACCTGCCGAAGCTGGAGGAACTGGGCGTGGGGAAGGTCTTCACCCCCGGCGCGAGTACCGAGGACGCCGCCACCTACCTGAAGGCCGCCGTCGCCGAGCGGTGGGCGGCGCAGGGCGGATGA